The DNA sequence GAACGCTGTATTCAGTGCAAAAAGCCAAAATGTGTGGAAGGCTGCCCGGTAGGGGTAGATATTCCGCAGTTTATCAATAAAATAGCCGAGGGTGAACACCTCGAAGCCGCGTCCATCTTAAAAGGTAAAAATACTCTGCCGGCAATTTGCGGACGTGTCTGCCCGCAGGAATCCCAGTGTGAAGCCCAGTGTATCCTTGGCGTAAAGGGCGAACCGGTTGCAATCGGCCGTTTGGAGCGCTTTGCAGCGGATTATGAAATGGCCAACGGCACAAGCAAATTAGAAAAAGCAACGCCGTCAGGCAAAAAAGTAGCCGTCATTGGTGCTGGTCCTGCCGGACTGACCTGTGCAGCTGAGCTTGCCCGCAAAGGCCATGCCGTAACCGTTCTGGAAGCCTTGCATGTGGCCGGCGGCGTACTGATGTACGGAATTCCTGAATTCCGTCTGCCGAAAGCCATTGTTCAGAAAGAAATCAACAGCTTAAAAGATATGGGCGTCGAAATCCTGGTTAACGAGGTTGTCGGCAAAGTCACTTCTGTTCAGGAGTTGCTGGCAAACGGCTATGATGCCGTATTTATCGGCACCGGCGCTGGGCTGCCATACTTTATGAAGATTCCAGGTGAAAATTACAACGGCGTATATTCCGCCAATGAGTTTCTGACCCGGTCGAACCTGATGAAAGCCTATGATTTCCCGAATCATGCGACCCCGATCAAAGTAGGGGAGCAGGTCGCGGTACTTGGCGGCGGCAACGTGGCCATGGACGCAGCCAGAACAGCACTTCGTCTCGGCGCCAAAGACGTATACATCGTTTATCGCCGTTCCATGACCGAACTGCCGGCGCGTGTTGAGGAAGTGCATCATGCTGAAGAAGAAGGAATTCAATTTAAGATCTTGACCAATCCGATTGCGATCAATGGTGACGAAAACGGTAATGTCAAGAGCATGACCTGTCTGAAATATGAGCTGGGTGAGCCGGATGCATCCGGACGCCGCCGTCCGGTAGCGATTGAAGGTTCCGAGTTTGACCTGCCGGTGCAGACCGTCGTAGTCTCGATCGGCCAGGGACCGAATCCGCTCGTGACCACCACGACAGCAGGTTTGGAACTGAACAAGTGGGGGAACATCGTTGCCGATGAGACGACCATGGCGACCTCGATTCCGGGTGTGTATGCCGGCGGAGACATCGTGACCGGCGCAGCCACTGTCATTCTCGCAATGGGCGCTGGAAAAACGGCTGCAGCTTCGATCGACGCGTATTTAATGACAAACTAGTTGACCCGTTAAAGTTGTTCCTTGTATTGGTTATGGGGCTGTAACACAACTTAGCCCTAAATAAAAGACGTCAATGTTAATGTGCACCCCAAATGTTGGACAAAAAAACGAACATTTGGAGGTGCATTTTTCTTGGGCAGTTGCAGCCTCGCACAAAATACACCGTTCACTCGTTATCGCAGCTATAAACGGGAAGCCACGCTAACATTCCAAAACCTCTGGGCTTACATCTTCCATAAAGAAGCCAGTAAGAAATGAAAAGAGGATATAACGAAAACCCAGAATTTCACCTATGACCATGAAAACGATGAATATATTGCTTAGCACCATCCAAAAAATTGTAAAAAATTTAAAAACTATCACGTAAAGTACTTGTATACCCATGTGATTTGTGATATATTGTACATGTCGGACGGTGGTATGACCACCTGACAAGTTACAATAGGATGAACGGGAATTTTATTCAATTCGGTGTCCAAAAAATTATTATAAAAAATGGCCGGTACGTGTTCAGCCGGTCATTTTTCATTAATGTTTGACTTATGCCTGATTAGAGAGTATATTTTTTATAGGCCTCGAAAGACTTTTGAAACATTAGAGTCTTTTTTCAGTGAAACGAAGGCGACTGCCAAAAGGCTTGGCATCAGCCAAGTTTTCTAAAAATGAAAGCAGGTGAGAAAACTGGACGGTGACGGTTCCTACGGAGGAATAGAAATCTACAATAGTATAAAGCAGGAAAAAGTCTTAGTTTTCTTACGATTTTTTGAAGATTGAAAATAGTTCTGTCATCAAGCAGATAGCTTTTTTCATTTGGATTCTGAGACTTTCTTCCTGCGGAAAACGGGGGGGAAGCTGTGCTCAGAATCTATAAAAACGATGGAATTAATTACCAGGAACATGACCTGAACAGCCTGACGCGAAATGCCTGGGTCAACCTTGTTAATCCTGCGTCAGATGAACTTGTTCTGATTGCGGAAAAAACCAACTGCCCGCTTGATTTTCTCAAAGCGGCGCTTGATGAGGAAGAACGTCCGCGTATTGAAATTGAAGATGATTCTGCGCTTATTCTTATTAATATACCGGTCATGTTAAGTGAGACGAGTTATGACACGTTGCCTTTGGGTATCGTTATAACGACTGAAAACATTATCACGGTCTGTCTCGAAAATAACCCCGTTGTTCTCGAATTTAATGAGTATAACCGGCGGTCTTTCAATACGGCCAAGCGAACAAGGTTTTTGTTTCAGATCCTCTACAAGTCCGCAACGTATTATTTAAGATATCTGCGCCAAATCAGCAGGTTAAGTGAACAAATTGAAGTGGATCTGCGCAGAACCATGAAAAACAAACAACTATTCGAACTGATGGATCTCCAGCAGGGTTTAACGTACTTTACTTCCTCGCTTCGTTCCAATGGCATTGTTATGGATCGGCTGCTGCGTATCCGCTCGAATAATCAGTGCCGGCATCTCATTCAGATTCATGAAGAAGATGAAGATTTGCTGGAAGATGTCATCATTGAAAATAATCAGGCTGTTCAGATGGTTGAGATGTACAG is a window from the Dehalobacter sp. DCA genome containing:
- the gltA gene encoding NADPH-dependent glutamate synthase; the encoded protein is MASKAPRHDMPCQDPIVRGKNFSEVALGYTVETAAEEAERCIQCKKPKCVEGCPVGVDIPQFINKIAEGEHLEAASILKGKNTLPAICGRVCPQESQCEAQCILGVKGEPVAIGRLERFAADYEMANGTSKLEKATPSGKKVAVIGAGPAGLTCAAELARKGHAVTVLEALHVAGGVLMYGIPEFRLPKAIVQKEINSLKDMGVEILVNEVVGKVTSVQELLANGYDAVFIGTGAGLPYFMKIPGENYNGVYSANEFLTRSNLMKAYDFPNHATPIKVGEQVAVLGGGNVAMDAARTALRLGAKDVYIVYRRSMTELPARVEEVHHAEEEGIQFKILTNPIAINGDENGNVKSMTCLKYELGEPDASGRRRPVAIEGSEFDLPVQTVVVSIGQGPNPLVTTTTAGLELNKWGNIVADETTMATSIPGVYAGGDIVTGAATVILAMGAGKTAAASIDAYLMTN
- a CDS encoding magnesium transporter CorA family protein, giving the protein MLRIYKNDGINYQEHDLNSLTRNAWVNLVNPASDELVLIAEKTNCPLDFLKAALDEEERPRIEIEDDSALILINIPVMLSETSYDTLPLGIVITTENIITVCLENNPVVLEFNEYNRRSFNTAKRTRFLFQILYKSATYYLRYLRQISRLSEQIEVDLRRTMKNKQLFELMDLQQGLTYFTSSLRSNGIVMDRLLRIRSNNQCRHLIQIHEEDEDLLEDVIIENNQAVQMVEMYSRILTNLTDTFASIISNNLNMVMKFLTSMTIILAIPTMIASFWGMNVNVPFRDSNPYGFVFVVAIAALVTGTAVYILIRRKIL